A stretch of DNA from Curtobacterium sp. MCBD17_035:
CTCCGCACTCCGGCCGTGATCATGTCGAGCAGGTCCTCGACGCTCGAACGCTCCGGGTCGAGGTAGATGGTCGAGGACGAGATCCCCTCGGCGAACAGGGCCTTGCGCGCGCGCTCGTACGGGTCGAGCCGCTCGAACCGCTCGCGAACGGCCTTCGCGGACGCCATCCCCCAGCTCTCCTTGTACCGTCGCCCCTGCGCGTCGACCTTGAGGACGCCCGGCGCCTCGACCGTGCCGGCGAACCACGACCCGATCATGACGCTCGCGGCGCCGGCCGCCAGGGCGAGGGCGACGTCGCGCGGGTACCGGACACCGCCGTCCGCCCAGACGTGGGCGCCGAGCGCCCGCGCCGCCGCCGCGGTCTCGAGCACCGCCGAGAACTGCGGTCGCCCGACCGCGGTCATCATGCGGGTCGTGCACATGGCCCCGGGGCCGACACCGACCTTGATGATCGAGGCGCCCGCGTCGACGAGGTGCGTCACCGCGTCGGCGGTCACGACGTTGCCCGCGACGAGCGGGACGCCGAGTCCGAGGTCGGCCACGGTGCGCAGCGCACGGAGCATGCCCTCCTGGTGCCCGTGCGCGGTGTCGAGGACGAGCACGTCGACGCCCGCGGCGACGAGCGCGGACGCCTTGCGTGCCACGTCGCCGTTGATGCCGACCGCGGCGGCGACCCGGAGCCTCCCGTCCGCGTCGACCGCGGGCCGGTAGATGCCGGAACGGATCGCACTCGTGGGACTCGTGGTGCCCACGACGCGACCGTGCCGGAGGACGGGCGCGAAGTCGACCTCGGCGGCGGCGAGCAGGTCGAACACGGCCCGCGGTGAGTCGACGTCGTCGGCGTCGATCGCGGTCACCGCGCCGTGCAGGAGGTCCCCGACCGTCGCGTCCTCGCCGGCGGTCGCGAGCCGGACCGCGGGGACGCAGCCGAGGTACTCCCCGCCGGCGTCCTGCACGACGACGCCGTGCCCGGGGACCGGCGCGAGCTGCGTCAGCGCCTCGGCGACGGTCGTGTCGGGCGTCATCGTGACCGGGGTGTCGTGATCGACCGGCTGGGCCTTGACCCAGCGGATGGCGGCGTCCAGGTCCTGCGGGTGCATGTCCTGCGGCAGGACCCCGAGGCCGCCGCGCCGCGCCAACGTGGCCGCGAGCCGCGGACCCGTGACCGAGTTCATGTTGGCGCTGACGACCGGGATGGTCGCGCCGGTGCCGTCGGGCGGCGTGAGGTCGACGTCGAACCGGCTCGACACTCCGGAGCGGCTCGGCACGAGGAACACGTCCGAGTACGTCAGGTCGTGGGTCGGTCGCGTCTCGTAGAACCTCATGCGCTCACCGTAATACGGCCCTCCTCGGGGGCGACCGTGCCGCAGCGGGGTGACGGCCACCGGGGCGGACGGGTCCGTCCCGACACCCTGGGCGCTCCCGCCGAGGCGGCCCGCAGGCGGGTTAGGCTTGACGGGCGCGGGCGATGCTGCCCGCACGGTGCACGGGTCGTGTGTGTGCGACCGGCACCAGCATCAATCGACGGAGAGTGGGCGATCGGCTGTGTCGAGCCATCTGACGGGGACATCGGACGAGACCGCAGGCGAATTCGGCGCGAACGAGTGGCTGGTGGACGAGCTCTACGAGCAGTTCCTGGTCGACAGGGACGCCGTGGACCGGTCCTGGTGGCCGGTCCTCGAGAGCTACCACCGGACGCAGGTGAGCGACCCGGGCGCGTCCGACGACCGCCCGGGAGGCCCGTCCCCGGCTGCCGGGTCCGCTCCCGACCCGGCGGGTCCCGTCGA
This window harbors:
- a CDS encoding GuaB1 family IMP dehydrogenase-related protein, with translation MRFYETRPTHDLTYSDVFLVPSRSGVSSRFDVDLTPPDGTGATIPVVSANMNSVTGPRLAATLARRGGLGVLPQDMHPQDLDAAIRWVKAQPVDHDTPVTMTPDTTVAEALTQLAPVPGHGVVVQDAGGEYLGCVPAVRLATAGEDATVGDLLHGAVTAIDADDVDSPRAVFDLLAAAEVDFAPVLRHGRVVGTTSPTSAIRSGIYRPAVDADGRLRVAAAVGINGDVARKASALVAAGVDVLVLDTAHGHQEGMLRALRTVADLGLGVPLVAGNVVTADAVTHLVDAGASIIKVGVGPGAMCTTRMMTAVGRPQFSAVLETAAAARALGAHVWADGGVRYPRDVALALAAGAASVMIGSWFAGTVEAPGVLKVDAQGRRYKESWGMASAKAVRERFERLDPYERARKALFAEGISSSTIYLDPERSSVEDLLDMITAGVRSSATYAGARDLPAFADRALVGIQSAAGYEEGKPVPVSW